In a genomic window of Candidatus Chazhemtobacterium aquaticus:
- the pheS gene encoding phenylalanine--tRNA ligase subunit alpha: protein MDDLEIIKKQATQQIQSAKDLEALDKLQTQYLGRKGLVNQYLSSLPKEALKSQGRLINQTKQYIDQLIAKRQKSLQQVQQEIDVTIPGILPPIGHLHLITQTIKEIEDIFTKLGFVRRRYPEVETDWYYAEGLNIPKDHPARDDQETFYINPEVVLTAHTSNGQLREMELLKKPPIKMINISKTYRRQASNTHSPMFHQFEGLVVDKDINITHLIGVSNFFVQSYFGSDRQVRLRPHHFQFTEPSFEVDINCHLCKGRGELNGKSCPVCKAGWLELGGAGMVHPQVLKNGGINPDRFTGFAFGWGIERLIMMKHNVTNNLRDLYTSDLRFLNQS from the coding sequence ATGGACGATCTCGAAATCATCAAAAAACAAGCTACTCAGCAAATCCAGTCTGCCAAGGATCTTGAAGCCTTAGACAAACTTCAAACTCAATATCTTGGCCGCAAAGGTTTAGTCAATCAATACTTAAGCTCGCTTCCTAAAGAAGCCCTAAAAAGCCAGGGTCGTCTCATCAACCAAACCAAACAATACATTGACCAGCTTATTGCCAAACGCCAAAAATCTCTTCAGCAGGTCCAACAAGAGATCGATGTCACCATACCAGGCATTCTTCCACCCATCGGCCACCTTCACTTAATTACCCAAACCATTAAAGAAATCGAGGATATCTTCACCAAACTAGGCTTTGTCAGGCGTCGTTACCCAGAAGTAGAGACTGACTGGTACTACGCCGAAGGCCTAAACATCCCCAAAGACCACCCCGCCCGAGATGACCAAGAAACCTTCTATATCAATCCAGAAGTTGTTCTAACCGCCCATACCAGCAATGGCCAGTTACGAGAGATGGAGTTATTAAAAAAACCTCCCATCAAAATGATTAACATTAGTAAGACCTATAGACGTCAGGCCAGTAATACCCATAGTCCCATGTTCCACCAGTTCGAGGGTTTAGTCGTAGACAAAGATATAAACATCACTCACCTTATCGGTGTCAGCAACTTCTTTGTTCAGTCATACTTTGGCTCTGACCGTCAAGTCAGACTTCGTCCTCACCACTTTCAGTTCACCGAGCCCAGCTTCGAAGTCGACATCAACTGCCACCTTTGCAAGGGTAGGGGAGAGTTAAATGGAAAAAGCTGCCCCGTCTGTAAAGCTGGTTGGCTAGAGCTTGGCGGCGCCGGCATGGTCCACCCTCAGGTCTTAAAAAACGGTGGTATCAATCCCGATCGATTTACTGGCTTCGCTTTCGGTTGGGGGATAGAACGTCTCATCATGATGAAACATAACGTTACCAACAACCTACGAGATCTCTATACCAGCGATCTTCGCTTTCTCAATCAGTCATAA